One part of the Terrimicrobium sacchariphilum genome encodes these proteins:
- the hflX gene encoding GTPase HflX yields the protein MFEIKAREKMVERALLVGAFTGNDLEDEAQDLLSELEELVRTLGVPVREKMLVYHREPQSRYLIGSGKAEEIADRIKELDCDVLIFDNELTPAQQRNWEDLTKVLVIDRQEIILDIFGARAQTREAKIQVDLARMAYSLPRLTKAWSHLGQQGGGIGAKGEGESQLEQDRRKIRGQIDRLRRELQSVRKARATQRKDRKRTPVPNAAIVGYTNAGKSSLLRRLTGAEVLVEDKLFATLDTTTRKIALPNKQPLLLTDTVGFVRKLPHQLVEAFHATLEEATMSDFLIHVLDASNPRVMEYYNTTMKVLEELGADTKKTLVVFNKMDKVSDPSTRAVLRRHFPEAVFVSVHSGDGIDALVNRIGDFVSDQVQETMLHIPTHRGDLLARLHREAQIHEMAYEPEYAMVRASVPARLLEILTEFIVTPAKESTSLPR from the coding sequence ATGTTTGAAATCAAAGCGCGGGAAAAAATGGTCGAGCGGGCGCTCCTCGTCGGAGCCTTTACCGGAAACGACCTGGAAGACGAAGCGCAGGACCTGTTGAGCGAGCTCGAGGAACTGGTGCGCACCCTGGGCGTGCCCGTACGAGAAAAGATGCTTGTCTACCATCGCGAGCCCCAGTCGCGCTATCTGATCGGATCGGGCAAGGCGGAGGAGATCGCGGACCGTATCAAGGAACTCGATTGCGATGTGCTCATCTTTGACAACGAGTTGACCCCCGCCCAGCAGCGGAACTGGGAGGACCTCACCAAGGTGCTCGTGATCGACCGCCAGGAGATCATCCTCGATATCTTCGGCGCCCGGGCGCAGACACGCGAGGCCAAGATCCAGGTCGATCTCGCCCGCATGGCCTACTCTCTGCCCCGCCTGACCAAGGCGTGGAGCCACCTCGGTCAACAGGGCGGCGGCATCGGGGCCAAGGGTGAAGGTGAAAGCCAGCTCGAGCAGGACCGCCGAAAGATTCGCGGCCAGATCGATCGCCTGCGTCGGGAACTCCAGAGCGTGCGCAAAGCCCGCGCCACCCAGCGCAAGGATCGCAAGCGCACCCCCGTGCCCAATGCAGCCATCGTGGGATATACAAATGCGGGGAAATCCTCCCTCCTGCGTCGGCTCACCGGTGCGGAAGTGCTGGTCGAGGACAAGCTTTTCGCCACTCTCGACACGACCACCCGCAAGATCGCCCTGCCCAACAAGCAGCCGCTCCTGCTCACGGATACGGTGGGTTTCGTCCGCAAACTCCCCCACCAGCTCGTCGAGGCCTTTCACGCCACGCTGGAAGAGGCTACGATGTCGGACTTTCTGATTCACGTCCTCGACGCCTCCAACCCGCGCGTGATGGAGTATTACAACACGACCATGAAGGTGCTTGAGGAACTCGGTGCCGATACCAAGAAGACGCTCGTGGTCTTCAACAAGATGGACAAGGTCTCGGACCCCTCCACTCGAGCCGTCCTGCGCCGCCATTTCCCCGAGGCGGTTTTCGTCTCCGTCCATAGCGGCGACGGCATCGATGCACTGGTGAATCGCATCGGAGATTTCGTCAGCGACCAAGTCCAGGAAACCATGCTCCATATCCCGACTCACCGTGGCGATCTTCTGGCCCGTCTTCACCGCGAGGCGCA
- a CDS encoding ArsR/SmtB family transcription factor: MSPLTALGDPTRRQIIEMLALRELTAGEIVKAFSLTAPAISQHLKVLREARLVKVRAEGQKRIQSLNPEGLAEIEAWTKRMRTFWEGRLDALEQELRKNSTP; this comes from the coding sequence ATGTCACCACTGACCGCCCTGGGAGATCCGACTCGCCGCCAGATCATTGAGATGCTGGCGCTGCGGGAACTGACTGCCGGGGAGATCGTGAAGGCCTTTTCGCTCACCGCGCCAGCCATCTCCCAGCACCTGAAGGTGCTGCGCGAGGCCAGACTGGTGAAGGTGCGCGCGGAAGGCCAGAAGCGCATCCAATCCCTCAACCCGGAAGGGCTGGCGGAGATCGAGGCGTGGACAAAGCGCATGCGAACCTTCTGGGAAGGCCGCCTGGATGCGCTGGAACAGGAACTCCGCAAAAACTCCACACCATGA
- a CDS encoding glycerophosphodiester phosphodiesterase family protein — protein sequence MTTNIAWIANRPIAHRGLHDYSRPENSLAAIEAAIEADYAVEIDVRATLDLKAAVFHDASLDRLCGMSLQVSSVSSANLRNLTLFDTQEKIPMLEDVLALVNGRVPIFVEIKNPAQPGMLEEEVCRQLVSYRGPFAIQSFNPLTLGWFRTNYFSAPRGQISYSYKDDFRPWWKTILLRNYVWNCISKPHFLSHDWRDLPSFASSLIRKKYRLPILAWTVRSKEEAAAASQHADAIIFENFRP from the coding sequence ATGACCACAAACATCGCGTGGATAGCCAACAGACCTATCGCTCATCGAGGTCTGCATGACTATTCCCGTCCGGAAAACTCGCTGGCGGCCATCGAGGCCGCCATCGAAGCGGACTACGCGGTGGAGATCGACGTTCGCGCTACGCTCGATCTGAAGGCAGCGGTATTTCACGACGCCTCGCTGGATCGCCTCTGCGGCATGAGTCTTCAGGTGTCGAGCGTGAGCTCGGCCAATCTGCGCAACCTGACTCTCTTCGACACCCAGGAAAAGATTCCGATGCTCGAGGATGTGCTGGCTCTTGTTAATGGGCGCGTACCGATCTTCGTCGAGATCAAAAATCCCGCCCAGCCCGGCATGCTGGAGGAGGAGGTGTGCCGCCAGCTCGTTTCCTACCGCGGTCCCTTTGCCATCCAGTCCTTCAATCCCCTCACCCTCGGCTGGTTCCGCACGAATTATTTCAGCGCTCCCCGCGGCCAGATCTCGTACTCGTACAAGGACGACTTCCGCCCGTGGTGGAAGACCATCCTGCTTCGCAATTACGTGTGGAATTGCATCAGTAAACCGCACTTTCTCAGCCACGACTGGCGTGATCTCCCGTCCTTCGCGTCTTCGCTGATCCGCAAGAAATACCGCCTGCCGATCCTGGCCTGGACGGTCCGCAGCAAGGAGGAGGCGGCGGCCGCCAGTCAACATGCGGACGCGATCATCTTCGAAAACTTCCGTCCTTGA
- a CDS encoding Nif3-like dinuclear metal center hexameric protein, which produces MQLRELAAFLNTELRLADIKDYPNAVNGLQVENLGEVSRVAVAVDACEYILRAAVEQGADLLIVHHGLFWSGLQPVTGALYRKLKIALEADLAVYSAHLPLDAHPTLGNNALLCDALGLPPEREPFLDLGWKASLKISREELSDRLARAVGGRVHVAPGGAGTIRSVGVVTGGAGGEVFKAAQAGVDAFVSGEGPHWSYTAAEECGIDLFYGGHYATETFGVKALGALLESRYGLPWQFIDHPTGL; this is translated from the coding sequence ATGCAACTGAGGGAACTCGCCGCTTTTCTCAACACGGAACTCCGGCTCGCTGACATCAAGGATTACCCCAACGCCGTGAACGGCCTCCAGGTCGAGAACCTCGGTGAGGTCAGTCGTGTCGCCGTGGCGGTGGATGCTTGTGAATACATTCTCCGCGCCGCCGTGGAGCAGGGGGCGGATTTGCTCATCGTTCATCACGGTTTGTTCTGGAGCGGATTGCAGCCCGTGACTGGAGCGCTCTATCGCAAGCTCAAGATCGCTCTCGAAGCCGATTTGGCCGTCTACAGCGCGCATCTCCCGCTCGATGCCCACCCCACGTTGGGAAACAATGCCCTCCTTTGCGATGCTCTTGGGCTGCCTCCGGAACGTGAGCCCTTTCTCGATCTCGGCTGGAAGGCTTCGTTGAAGATTTCCCGAGAGGAACTTTCGGATCGGCTGGCCCGGGCCGTCGGTGGCCGGGTGCATGTGGCGCCGGGCGGAGCGGGGACGATTCGCTCGGTCGGCGTTGTCACGGGTGGAGCCGGCGGCGAGGTATTCAAGGCCGCCCAGGCTGGTGTGGATGCCTTTGTCTCAGGAGAGGGGCCTCATTGGAGCTATACTGCGGCGGAGGAATGCGGCATCGACCTGTTTTATGGCGGTCACTATGCCACGGAAACCTTCGGGGTGAAGGCGCTGGGAGCTTTACTGGAGTCGCGCTACGGTCTCCCGTGGCAATTCATCGACCATCCCACGGGCCTGTAA
- the bioB gene encoding biotin synthase BioB produces MSKTFADLKGIYSQPFFQLIETSRRVHTEFWPNNEMQLCTLLSVKTGGCSEDCSYCAQSSRYSTGVKAEKLMTTEEVMPYAERAKANGSTRFCMGAAWKGVRDGDRKFDQMLDTIREVNKLGMEVCVTLGQLSDIEARKLREAGVTAYNHNIDTSPEHYPNIVSTHTFDDRLNTIGAVQRAGLSVCCGGIIGMGESEDDRLKMLEVLCSFDPAPESVPINCLMPMSGTPLEESKSVDIFEIVRLIATTRIVLPKAKVRLSAGRTLLTREAQALCFFAGANSIFYGDKLLTASNPAADADMELLRELDLTPQAPYSDLPQPV; encoded by the coding sequence GTGAGTAAGACTTTCGCAGACCTCAAGGGCATCTACTCCCAGCCCTTTTTCCAACTGATCGAAACGAGCCGTCGGGTCCACACCGAATTCTGGCCGAACAACGAGATGCAGCTCTGCACCCTGCTGAGTGTGAAGACGGGCGGGTGCAGCGAGGACTGCTCGTATTGCGCGCAGAGTTCCCGGTACTCCACCGGGGTCAAGGCCGAGAAGCTCATGACCACCGAGGAGGTCATGCCCTACGCCGAGCGCGCCAAGGCCAATGGCTCCACCCGTTTCTGCATGGGCGCAGCCTGGAAGGGCGTGCGCGATGGCGACCGGAAGTTTGACCAGATGCTCGATACCATTCGCGAGGTCAACAAGCTCGGCATGGAGGTCTGCGTGACCCTCGGCCAGCTCAGCGACATCGAAGCCCGCAAACTCCGTGAGGCCGGTGTCACAGCGTACAATCACAACATCGACACCTCGCCCGAGCATTACCCGAATATCGTCAGCACACATACCTTTGACGACCGCCTTAACACCATCGGCGCCGTGCAGCGCGCGGGCCTGAGCGTGTGCTGCGGCGGCATCATCGGCATGGGCGAGTCGGAGGACGACCGCCTGAAGATGCTGGAGGTGCTGTGTTCCTTCGATCCCGCGCCCGAGAGCGTGCCGATCAACTGTCTCATGCCGATGAGCGGCACCCCGCTCGAGGAATCCAAGTCGGTCGACATCTTTGAAATCGTGCGCCTCATCGCCACGACGCGCATCGTCCTGCCCAAGGCCAAGGTACGCCTCTCCGCCGGCCGCACCCTGCTGACCCGCGAAGCGCAGGCGCTCTGCTTCTTCGCCGGGGCGAACTCCATCTTCTACGGTGACAAGTTGCTCACCGCTTCCAATCCTGCGGCCGACGCCGACATGGAACTCCTCCGCGAACTCGACCTTACGCCCCAGGCCCCTTACTCCGACCTTCCCCAACCCGTATGA
- a CDS encoding DUF7544 domain-containing protein, with amino-acid sequence MNIIDPLSVAWQAVSKQLFQNFRFGKWFALGLSAWLANILIGNTGNCTFPFNILNVLLDVGSKSHSSSGLIPQWPQFLASAPVPGQATTPDLSQAIGGSSAFLGIFGVILIAVVVVALALGLVMLWLGCRGQFMLLDNVLHDRDQVIKPWKEFRKHGNSLFLPFLFLGGGNIILIFAVVIGVVAFSEVPGLGNSVETWVWVVLGLVCMLSVALVVLAAILLMLVREVGSVWMYRNGGTAWDAMRRILALAAEKPADVVLYIVARIVLGIVFWSALMLVGFATCCLGFLPYLNTVITLPVSVFRVVYNVELVAQFGAEFDVRIPGTPAIPGLPPDAAV; translated from the coding sequence ATGAACATCATCGACCCACTTTCCGTTGCCTGGCAGGCCGTATCGAAACAGCTCTTCCAGAATTTTCGCTTCGGAAAGTGGTTCGCTCTGGGGCTTTCAGCCTGGCTGGCAAATATCCTGATCGGGAATACAGGCAACTGCACCTTCCCGTTCAATATTCTCAACGTCCTTTTGGATGTAGGTTCCAAGTCGCACTCTTCATCCGGCTTGATACCGCAATGGCCGCAGTTTCTTGCCTCGGCACCGGTTCCGGGGCAGGCGACCACTCCGGATTTGTCCCAGGCCATTGGCGGCTCTTCAGCGTTTTTGGGCATCTTCGGTGTGATCCTTATCGCTGTCGTGGTGGTCGCACTGGCCTTGGGATTGGTCATGCTCTGGCTGGGATGCCGTGGGCAGTTCATGCTGCTCGATAACGTGCTTCACGATCGCGACCAGGTGATCAAGCCATGGAAGGAGTTTCGCAAGCACGGCAATAGTCTGTTTCTTCCCTTCCTCTTTCTTGGCGGCGGCAACATCATCCTGATCTTTGCCGTGGTTATCGGAGTCGTAGCCTTTTCGGAAGTACCGGGCCTCGGAAATTCCGTGGAGACATGGGTATGGGTTGTGCTCGGACTTGTCTGCATGCTTTCCGTCGCCCTGGTCGTGCTCGCTGCGATACTGCTAATGCTGGTGCGGGAGGTGGGCTCGGTGTGGATGTATCGCAATGGCGGCACTGCCTGGGATGCGATGAGGCGTATCCTGGCATTGGCCGCGGAAAAGCCTGCCGATGTTGTTCTCTACATCGTAGCGCGGATCGTACTCGGCATCGTTTTCTGGTCCGCTCTGATGCTTGTCGGATTCGCGACCTGCTGCTTGGGATTTTTGCCGTACCTCAATACCGTGATTACTCTTCCTGTCAGCGTATTTCGCGTCGTGTACAATGTGGAGTTGGTCGCCCAGTTTGGTGCGGAGTTTGACGTTCGCATTCCAGGCACTCCGGCCATTCCGGGGCTTCCTCCGGACGCCGCGGTCTAG
- a CDS encoding DNA-3-methyladenine glycosylase, which produces MLPRSFFERDPVPCARDLIGCELIWGEARGIVVETEAYDAEDDAACHTFSRPSARTFVAKHQPGTAYVYFNYGVHWMLNVLVKGNRQGFVLIRALEPVAGLEAMILARGTNIPTQLCSGPGKLARALGVTGDDHGRDLCSDPQRCFLAAGASLPVAVGPRIGISRAMDFPWRFHVPANRHVSHFRSQDRPRPSHGRS; this is translated from the coding sequence ATGCTACCACGCTCGTTTTTTGAAAGGGATCCGGTGCCCTGCGCCCGGGATCTCATCGGTTGCGAACTCATCTGGGGCGAGGCGAGGGGAATCGTGGTGGAGACCGAGGCCTACGATGCTGAGGATGATGCGGCCTGCCACACATTTTCGCGGCCCAGTGCCCGCACTTTTGTGGCGAAACATCAGCCTGGAACGGCCTATGTGTACTTCAACTACGGCGTACACTGGATGCTCAATGTACTCGTGAAGGGGAACCGCCAGGGTTTCGTTCTCATTCGCGCCCTTGAGCCGGTGGCTGGACTGGAGGCGATGATTCTTGCACGGGGGACGAACATCCCGACGCAACTGTGCTCAGGACCTGGCAAGCTGGCCAGGGCGCTGGGGGTTACTGGGGATGATCATGGCCGCGATCTGTGTTCCGATCCTCAACGATGCTTTCTCGCTGCTGGAGCGAGTCTGCCCGTTGCGGTCGGGCCTCGGATCGGTATTTCCCGCGCGATGGATTTCCCATGGCGGTTCCACGTACCGGCGAACCGGCATGTGAGTCACTTCAGAAGTCAAGACCGACCGCGACCGAGTCACGGCCGGTCTTGA
- a CDS encoding aspartate-semialdehyde dehydrogenase: MSRDYRIAIVGATGAVGVEMLRVLERRNFPVASLRLLASPRSSGKTLTFRGKDVVVEPLQPSAFAGIDIALFSAGGSISKEYAPVAVESGAVVIDNSSAFRQHENVPLVVPEVNGADVAHHKGIIANPNCTTAITLMALYPLHKKFRVKRIFASSYQAVSGAGARALEELRLQVKAVANDLPIEKEIFPHQIAFNVIPQVDSFLDTGYTKEEMKMQNEGRRIMHLPTFKASVTCVRVPVYRAHSVAVSAEFERPVTLHEAREAINAFPGIELRDDTASRDYPMPLDYAGKDDCAVGRLRLDCALENGISFWVCGDQLLKGAALNAVQIAELL, from the coding sequence ATGTCCCGAGATTATCGTATCGCAATTGTCGGCGCAACTGGCGCCGTGGGTGTGGAAATGCTGCGCGTCCTGGAGCGCCGCAATTTCCCTGTGGCTTCCCTGCGCCTCCTGGCGTCACCTCGTTCCTCGGGTAAAACGCTCACCTTCCGCGGCAAGGATGTCGTTGTCGAGCCGCTCCAGCCGAGCGCCTTTGCGGGCATCGACATTGCGCTTTTCAGCGCGGGCGGATCGATTTCCAAGGAATATGCTCCTGTCGCCGTGGAAAGCGGTGCAGTGGTGATCGACAACTCCTCGGCCTTCCGTCAGCACGAGAACGTCCCGCTCGTCGTGCCCGAGGTCAATGGTGCCGACGTTGCCCACCATAAGGGCATTATCGCCAACCCGAACTGCACCACAGCTATCACCCTTATGGCGCTCTACCCGCTGCACAAGAAGTTCCGGGTGAAGAGGATCTTTGCCTCCAGCTATCAGGCTGTATCTGGTGCGGGCGCCCGCGCCCTGGAGGAACTGCGCTTGCAAGTCAAGGCGGTCGCCAACGATCTCCCGATCGAGAAGGAAATCTTCCCGCATCAGATCGCGTTTAACGTAATCCCGCAGGTCGATTCCTTCCTCGACACCGGCTACACCAAGGAGGAGATGAAGATGCAGAACGAAGGACGTCGCATCATGCACCTGCCGACCTTCAAAGCCTCGGTCACCTGTGTGCGCGTGCCGGTCTATCGCGCTCACTCCGTCGCCGTGAGTGCCGAGTTTGAACGTCCTGTCACGCTGCACGAAGCGCGCGAGGCGATCAACGCCTTTCCGGGCATCGAACTCCGCGACGACACAGCGTCGCGCGATTATCCGATGCCCCTCGACTATGCGGGCAAGGACGATTGCGCCGTCGGACGTCTGCGCCTCGATTGCGCCTTGGAGAATGGCATCAGCTTCTGGGTGTGCGGCGACCAGCTTCTCAAGGGAGCTGCGCTCAACGCCGTCCAGATTGCCGAGCTTCTCTAG
- the xseA gene encoding exodeoxyribonuclease VII large subunit — MQPQLDLFGSAEPPKPAPAKTPKPKAKEATESKPAAPVTLDLTAPPQPDPEPPAPKEPVVLSVSQLTRSIRGLIEDHVGELWVEGEISNLRKQSSGHQYFTLKDAGSQLSCVLFAGQASQLRGVNLTDGQCVQVFGQVTVYEARGQYQLVVRIVRNKGEGLLQAKFEALKAKLAAEGLFEPDRKRTLPRFPKVVGVVTSPTGAALKDFLNVLHRRHPGIEVIINPVRVQGAGASREIAQAVREFSEPEKYHLPPVEVIVVTRGGGSIEDLWEFNEEVVARAIADASVPVVSAVGHEIDFTIADFVADLRAPTPSAAAEILAADRVEVLSSLRQQAARLHRTMEARFDLLTAQVRALASSAALREPERRVAELRQTTDRMAEIIERRATEAWERPSHLLKNLSLRLQNQSPENKLAQARQSLTWFGNRLEESILREMENRHARLEHTRGILSALSPEGTLQRGYTITLDASGKPVTRAAGVSPGATLRTRFLDGEVESEARSVDAPPPGRIERPST, encoded by the coding sequence GTGCAGCCGCAACTGGACCTCTTTGGCTCCGCCGAGCCTCCCAAGCCCGCGCCCGCGAAGACGCCCAAGCCAAAAGCTAAGGAAGCGACTGAGTCCAAACCAGCCGCGCCAGTCACACTCGATCTGACTGCGCCGCCGCAGCCCGATCCCGAGCCGCCCGCTCCGAAGGAACCGGTCGTCTTGAGCGTCAGCCAGTTAACGCGCTCGATTCGCGGCCTCATCGAGGACCACGTCGGTGAGCTCTGGGTGGAGGGCGAGATTTCCAACCTCCGCAAGCAATCGTCCGGGCACCAGTATTTCACCCTGAAGGACGCAGGCAGCCAGCTCTCCTGCGTCCTCTTCGCCGGACAGGCCTCGCAACTGCGCGGGGTCAACCTGACGGACGGCCAGTGCGTGCAGGTCTTTGGCCAGGTCACGGTCTACGAAGCCCGTGGCCAGTATCAACTCGTCGTGCGCATCGTGCGCAACAAGGGCGAGGGTTTGCTCCAGGCAAAGTTTGAAGCCCTCAAGGCGAAGCTCGCCGCCGAGGGTCTTTTCGAGCCTGACCGCAAGCGCACACTGCCGCGCTTCCCGAAGGTCGTCGGCGTCGTGACGTCGCCCACGGGTGCGGCGTTGAAAGATTTTCTCAACGTCCTCCACCGCCGCCATCCCGGCATAGAGGTCATCATCAACCCCGTGCGCGTCCAGGGCGCGGGAGCCTCCCGCGAGATCGCCCAGGCGGTGCGGGAATTCTCCGAGCCGGAAAAGTACCACCTCCCGCCCGTCGAGGTGATCGTGGTCACGCGCGGCGGCGGCAGTATTGAAGACTTGTGGGAATTCAACGAGGAGGTGGTCGCCAGAGCCATTGCCGACGCGAGCGTGCCGGTGGTCAGCGCAGTAGGCCACGAGATTGACTTCACCATTGCGGACTTTGTTGCCGACCTGCGCGCGCCGACACCGAGTGCGGCGGCGGAAATCCTCGCGGCTGATCGGGTCGAGGTGCTCTCCAGCCTCCGCCAGCAGGCAGCCCGTTTGCACCGCACGATGGAGGCTCGTTTTGACCTGCTTACCGCCCAGGTCAGGGCTCTTGCCTCCAGTGCCGCGCTGCGCGAGCCGGAGCGCCGGGTCGCGGAACTCCGCCAGACAACCGACCGGATGGCCGAGATCATCGAGCGCCGGGCAACTGAAGCTTGGGAACGCCCGAGCCATCTGCTGAAAAACCTCTCCCTCCGCCTGCAAAACCAGTCGCCCGAGAACAAACTGGCCCAAGCCCGCCAGTCGCTCACCTGGTTCGGCAACCGTCTCGAAGAAAGCATCTTGCGCGAGATGGAAAATCGCCACGCCCGGCTGGAGCATACCCGGGGAATCCTTTCCGCCCTGAGTCCCGAGGGAACTCTGCAGCGGGGCTACACCATCACCCTCGATGCCTCCGGCAAGCCGGTCACGCGAGCGGCAGGCGTTTCACCCGGCGCAACATTGCGCACCCGTTTCCTGGACGGCGAGGTGGAATCCGAAGCGCGCAGCGTTGACGCGCCGCCACCGGGGCGGATAGAAAGACCGTCCACGTGA
- a CDS encoding LysE family translocator: MSPALLAAWCGTMAVISLTPGAGAVASMSSGATYGWMRGIWTAVGQQLALVFLLMVAAVGLSSLLHTVPFAFFVMQLAGAMYLAWIGIRLILQSFHEKQMGGPGRQAIPSTPTGMIRHGFLVNATNPKALLAMFVITPRFLNPQEALIPQYAIMGLCMVTIDIVVMAGYTGVGASVLRSLTESRWRRRVDRLFGSLFLIAAVIVARG, translated from the coding sequence ATGTCGCCCGCACTCCTGGCCGCCTGGTGTGGAACCATGGCGGTGATCAGTCTCACTCCTGGTGCCGGGGCCGTGGCCTCAATGTCTAGCGGCGCGACTTATGGGTGGATGCGCGGGATCTGGACAGCCGTCGGGCAGCAGCTCGCCTTGGTGTTTCTACTAATGGTTGCCGCAGTGGGATTGTCCTCGTTGCTTCACACGGTTCCCTTTGCGTTCTTCGTCATGCAACTGGCGGGAGCGATGTATCTGGCCTGGATCGGCATTCGCCTCATCCTTCAGTCGTTTCACGAAAAGCAGATGGGTGGTCCTGGTCGGCAGGCGATTCCCTCCACGCCGACAGGAATGATTCGCCATGGCTTTCTCGTAAATGCGACGAATCCCAAGGCGCTGCTGGCCATGTTTGTCATCACGCCCCGATTCTTGAATCCGCAGGAGGCCCTCATTCCGCAGTACGCGATCATGGGGCTCTGTATGGTCACGATCGATATCGTGGTGATGGCAGGCTACACCGGAGTCGGAGCCTCCGTGCTGCGCTCATTGACCGAGTCCCGCTGGCGGCGGCGGGTGGATCGGCTTTTTGGATCGCTCTTCCTCATCGCCGCGGTGATCGTGGCGAGAGGCTGA
- a CDS encoding ribose-5-phosphate isomerase has product MKIAIGSDHAGFKYKEQIIAHLKELGHEVKDCGTYSLDSTDYPLWIIPTAEAVARGECERGIVLGGSGNGEAMAANKVKGVRCALCWSDETAQLSRQHNNSNVLSIGERMISIEIALRIVDIWLTTEFEGGRHVNRIAELDRYEAGQPMQ; this is encoded by the coding sequence ATGAAAATCGCCATCGGATCCGACCACGCCGGCTTCAAGTACAAGGAACAGATCATCGCCCACCTGAAGGAACTCGGCCACGAGGTCAAGGACTGCGGCACCTACAGTCTGGACTCCACCGACTACCCGCTCTGGATCATCCCGACGGCAGAAGCCGTGGCTAGGGGCGAATGCGAGCGTGGCATTGTGCTGGGAGGATCGGGCAATGGCGAGGCCATGGCAGCCAACAAGGTCAAGGGAGTGCGTTGCGCTCTATGCTGGAGCGATGAAACCGCCCAGCTTTCCCGCCAGCACAACAACTCCAACGTGCTCTCCATCGGCGAACGCATGATCTCGATCGAGATCGCCCTGCGCATCGTCGACATCTGGCTCACGACCGAGTTTGAAGGCGGCCGCCACGTCAACCGCATCGCGGAACTCGACCGCTACGAAGCCGGCCAGCCCATGCAGTAA
- a CDS encoding SRPBCC family protein — protein MSNIELNGDHTTPGTVRFTRTLPAPIERVWAYVTESDKRATWLASGEMELRVGGKVHLHFLHKNISPNEEPPEDFRDVHYEGADKEGVVTQCDPPHLLAFTWNETSEVSFHLTPVADGTRLELIHRKLDPTTNLYVSSGWQLHLDILSARLEGIEPQPFWENFLKLKEGYSEKLGVKD, from the coding sequence ATGAGCAACATCGAACTCAACGGCGACCACACCACCCCCGGAACAGTCCGCTTCACCCGCACCCTCCCCGCTCCCATCGAGCGCGTCTGGGCCTACGTCACGGAATCCGACAAACGCGCCACCTGGCTCGCCAGCGGCGAAATGGAACTCCGCGTCGGCGGCAAGGTCCATCTCCACTTCCTGCATAAAAATATCTCGCCCAACGAGGAACCGCCGGAGGATTTCCGCGACGTGCATTATGAGGGCGCGGACAAGGAGGGCGTCGTCACGCAATGCGATCCGCCGCATCTGCTGGCTTTCACCTGGAATGAAACGTCCGAGGTGAGCTTTCATCTGACGCCGGTGGCAGATGGCACCCGGCTGGAACTCATCCACCGTAAGCTCGATCCGACGACAAATCTCTACGTCTCGTCCGGCTGGCAGTTGCACCTCGATATCCTCTCGGCCCGCCTGGAGGGAATCGAACCCCAGCCCTTCTGGGAGAACTTTCTCAAACTCAAAGAGGGCTACAGCGAAAAGCTCGGCGTGAAAGACTGA
- a CDS encoding L,D-transpeptidase yields the protein MNEPDQKVHATLSLLVNVPRQTLELHEDGRLLRQFPISTSRFGLGSEPGSFKTPLGKFAVSEKHGAGAPLGAHFVSRQFTGNIAAPGGEEDLVLTRILWLEGLEPGNANTKDRYIYIHGTNQEQLIGTPASHGCVRMKNADIQELYDLIPEGTPVEIVA from the coding sequence ATGAACGAGCCTGACCAAAAAGTCCACGCCACACTGTCTCTCCTCGTAAATGTTCCCCGGCAGACGCTGGAATTGCACGAAGACGGGCGGTTGCTACGGCAGTTTCCGATTTCCACCTCCCGCTTCGGTCTTGGCAGCGAACCGGGGAGCTTCAAGACTCCTCTTGGAAAGTTTGCCGTTTCCGAAAAACACGGTGCAGGCGCACCGTTGGGAGCGCACTTCGTCAGCAGGCAATTCACAGGCAACATTGCGGCTCCCGGTGGTGAGGAAGATCTCGTCCTCACGCGTATTCTCTGGCTGGAGGGACTGGAACCCGGCAACGCCAATACCAAGGATCGCTACATCTACATTCACGGGACGAACCAGGAGCAGCTCATCGGCACGCCCGCCAGCCATGGGTGCGTGCGAATGAAAAACGCAGATATCCAGGAACTTTACGATCTGATTCCCGAGGGAACTCCCGTCGAAATCGTCGCCTGA